Genomic window (Leptotrichia sp. oral taxon 212):
CTTCCCCATTCCCTCTGACTACCATGGATGGGTTTTGTATCATCTGTATAAATCGTTTTGTATTTACTTAATTCCTGTAGTCCATTTTCTGTAAAATCCCAAATCCCATGATTGTTCTGTTGAAATTTTTCCATAAAAATCACTCCCATGAAATAAATTAGTAAAAAACTCAACTATACTTTATCCTCCAAAATAAAATATTATCCATCTATTGAATTTATTATAGCTATAAAAATTATCCCTTATAGCTTTTTTATTCTTATTGACTTCTAATTTTTTAATCCTATACACTACAACATATAAACAGCTGTAAATATTACTAAATCACCTTTACAACTCTTTTCATTAAGTGCATATTCCTAAGCTCAACTCCTAATCTAAATCCTATTACAGAAAATTCTTTTTTAATCCATTTGTTATGTTTTTCTTTTTAATACTTTTATGTTGTTGTTTATAAGCTAAATACTGTTTCTTTAAATGTGTCGGAATACATTGTGCTCCAGAAGAGTTTTTAATCTTTTTTGAGAATTTCCACTTCAGATAAATGCTATAATACAGTACTTAAAATTCACCTGCTTATAATTTATTAGCTTTTTTATGGAGAATGCATAGTTCTTCTCAAAAGTTCTATTGTGGTTTTCTCATATTTTTCTGCAACTTTTTTAATTTTACTAAAATCCATCATATTTCCTCCTTTTTAAAAAGAAAATTCTACCAGTATTTTAACAAAATAACATAAGATGCTTTTATTTTTAAGATACCACATTTATTTCAAATTGGCAATAGTAGAACTGAAAAAAAAATTTTGAATACCAAATTTTTTTCTTCTAAAAATTTTTATATAGAATACTAATTAAAAAAGGCATGAAATGTACTGCATCTCAAATCCCATATTGAAAATCTGAAATACAGTACAGAGGCTATTTCACAAGTCATAGACCGGAACAGCATTTTCTGCCTTTTTATTTTACATTATTAGTGTTACAATACTACATTAAGTTTTGACCAGTAATAATTTTTCCAACCCAGTTACGTAGTACATCTACGCTTGGGAACATTACAGGTGCAGCCAATGCATCACGCATCAGTCTTGATAAAGGTCCTTTGCTGTTATATGCAGCTCCTCCACCTATTCTCATTCCAAGGTTAGCTGAATCAACACAGTTCAATGAAGCTGTTACCCTTGCAGTCATTATTTTTTCAAATGCATCAGGTTCTTCGTTTGCCATAGCTTCTGTTGCGGCATTAAGAGCACTTTCCGCCACAAATGAATTATTAAACAGATGTGATATATGAAGCAGTACAGTTTCAATGTTTGCCAATGTCTTATCTCCAGGGTATTTTCTGCTTAAAGCATGAGCTTTTGCAGCTTCATATATAGTTTTTCCTAATCCTGTATAAACTGCCGCCAGTCCTGCCATAAAGAATATAACATCTATATTTACAGGATATTTTTGGTTAGCTTTTTGTCTATCTATGTAAATAGCATACTTATTGTCCAGTTTCATATTTTTCATGTGCATAGGGCATGAGTTGTTTCCTCTCATTCCCAGTCCATTCCAGTCACTTTCACTAAATTCAAGCCCCTCTGTTCCATACGGTACAAGCCAGTTTACAGGCCCTCTTTTTTCATCAGCTGGAACTGAAATCAGGTAATATGAAGCATGGTTAGCAGAAGTAATCATACTTTTTGCTCCATTCATAATACTGTAATCTTCATGATTTTCAACCTGCATCTGAGAGTTGAATACATGCACCCCTGTACCAAATTCACTTCTTGCAAGCGACATGAACTTATTATTTTCCATTATGTCCTTTACAACCTGCCTCTTTATTTCATCACGACCAAAAGTTAATGTAAATTTTAATGCAACATTGCTCATTGTATAGCAAAGTCCTGCAGTTGCAGTTCCTTCAGCAAATGCCTGCGTTACTTGGGCATGTTCTTTTATTCCTGCCCCTTCTCCGCCAAATTCTTTTGGAACAAGAATTTTAAAGAATCCTTCCTCTGCAATTTTGTCAAAAATTTCCTTAGGAAATTTTCCTTCCCTGTCAATTTCGTCAGCATGAGGAGCTATGTGTTTATCTGAAAATTCCTTCGCCCATCTGTAATAATCTTTCATTTTTTTCCTCCTATATTTTTTCTTAAATAATATGTATAACACTATTATTTAGCATATTTATGTAAGCCCCTACTCCCGTAATTTCTTCTTTTTTGTACATACAATTTATAATTTAGTAACTTAACTCTATATTTTTTGATATTCTATATTTTTCTTCTCCGGATTTAATATTAAAATCTCATCAGAAATGTAGTTTAATACATTCATATCATGACTTATAAATATAACTGTAATATTTTTAAGAGACTTTAAAATATCTAAAATTTTCTTTTGATTTTCCACATCCAGAGCCGATGTTGGCTCGTCAAGAATAAATACTTGAGGATTTCCGGCCAGAGCTCTTGCTATTGAAAGCCTCTGCAATTCTCCCCCTGACAGTTCCGAAGGATATTTATCCATAAATCCAGGATTTATTTCAACTTTTTCAACGAGTTCCTCCAATGTATAATTACTAGAATTCAGTCTTATAATTTCAGATATTGAAAATCCTACATTCCTCTTAGAGTCAAAAGAATTAAAAGGATTTTGAAAAACTATCTGAAATCCTTTTCTTGTATCAAGTTGTTTTCCATCCAGTAGAATTTCACCTTCATATTTTATCAATCCCAAAATTGCCTTTATAAAAGTCGTTTTTCCTGAACCTGTTGTCCCCATCAGTCCATATATTTTTTTATCTAATTTTAAATTCACATTTTCCAGCACCGTTTTTTCATATTTTACTGTCAAATTTTTTATTTCCAGCATTTAATCTCCTAATTTAAAAAATTTCAGTAGTTTTCTGCTATATTCATCTTTTGGATTATTTATAACTTCTAAGGCTTTGCCTTTTTCAACTATTTTTCCATTTTTCATTACTATCAGTTCATCCGATACATCCTCTATCATATCTAAATCATGAGATATAAATATTATTGAAAATCTCTCTTCTTTTTTAAGTTTTTTCAGAAGTTTAATTATACTTCTCCCTGTATTAATATCAAGGGATGTTGTAGGCTCATCAAAGATTATGATTTCAGGTTTCAGCAGAAGAGCCGTAACAATAACCATTCTCTGGAGCTCTCCACCTGACATTTCATGTGGATATTTCTTAAGATAACTTTCATTCAAAGAAACTTTTTCCAGCAGTTTCTTTATTTTTATATCATCTCTTTTAAGTTTTTTTATTCTGTAAATTCTATCTAGCTGCTTATTTATCTTCTCCACCGGAGAAAATGTATTAAAAGGATTCTGATAAACCATTGCTATATCTGAAAGTCTTATTAATGCAGTTCCCTTTTCATTAAGTCCTAAAATTTCTTTATTCAGGAATTTTATATTTCCAGAAATTTTATATACTTTTCTATCGAGAAGTCCCATTATAGAAAGTACAGTAAGAGTTTTCCCTGACCCCGATTGTCCAATTATCCCGAGAGTTTTATTTTCATCAAGTTTAAAACTTATATTATCAACTAGAACTTTGCTGTTTACAGTTATCCTCAAATTATTTACTTCCAGCATCTTTAAGTCCCTCCCCTATGAGATTTATTGAGAAAACAAGAAGTAAAACTGCTATTCCGGCCGGCATCCATAACCACCACTTCTTCTGTATATTTAAAATATTCAATGTTACAGAAAGCATTGAGCCCCAGCTGGCCTGTGGTTCCTGAACTCCCATACCCAGAAAGGATAGAGAAGATTCCATAAGTATAGCCTGTGCAACCGAAGTCGTAAAAATTACAAAAATTGTATTTTTCAAATTAGGAATTATGTGATTTATCAGTATTCTTACTGTTTTTTCATTGTTTATCTTTAATATCTGAATAAACTCCTTATCTTTCAGTGTCTTTATTTCAGTTCTTATTAGCCTTGTAGGAACTGAAAATGTAAAAAACACTATGATTATTATCAAATTTTTAATGGAAGGACCAACGAATGCAGCAACTGAAATCGCAAGTATGTAAAATGGAAAACACATAAATATATCGCATATTCTCATTATTAAGGAATCCAGTTTTTCAAAAAAAGCAGAAATAAATCCCAGAAATAATGAAATTATTATTTTTACTGCTGTTGCCAAGATTC
Coding sequences:
- a CDS encoding acyl-CoA dehydrogenase family protein, giving the protein MKDYYRWAKEFSDKHIAPHADEIDREGKFPKEIFDKIAEEGFFKILVPKEFGGEGAGIKEHAQVTQAFAEGTATAGLCYTMSNVALKFTLTFGRDEIKRQVVKDIMENNKFMSLARSEFGTGVHVFNSQMQVENHEDYSIMNGAKSMITSANHASYYLISVPADEKRGPVNWLVPYGTEGLEFSESDWNGLGMRGNNSCPMHMKNMKLDNKYAIYIDRQKANQKYPVNIDVIFFMAGLAAVYTGLGKTIYEAAKAHALSRKYPGDKTLANIETVLLHISHLFNNSFVAESALNAATEAMANEEPDAFEKIMTARVTASLNCVDSANLGMRIGGGAAYNSKGPLSRLMRDALAAPVMFPSVDVLRNWVGKIITGQNLM
- a CDS encoding ABC transporter ATP-binding protein, with translation MLEIKNLTVKYEKTVLENVNLKLDKKIYGLMGTTGSGKTTFIKAILGLIKYEGEILLDGKQLDTRKGFQIVFQNPFNSFDSKRNVGFSISEIIRLNSSNYTLEELVEKVEINPGFMDKYPSELSGGELQRLSIARALAGNPQVFILDEPTSALDVENQKKILDILKSLKNITVIFISHDMNVLNYISDEILILNPEKKNIEYQKI
- a CDS encoding ABC transporter ATP-binding protein translates to MLEVNNLRITVNSKVLVDNISFKLDENKTLGIIGQSGSGKTLTVLSIMGLLDRKVYKISGNIKFLNKEILGLNEKGTALIRLSDIAMVYQNPFNTFSPVEKINKQLDRIYRIKKLKRDDIKIKKLLEKVSLNESYLKKYPHEMSGGELQRMVIVTALLLKPEIIIFDEPTTSLDINTGRSIIKLLKKLKKEERFSIIFISHDLDMIEDVSDELIVMKNGKIVEKGKALEVINNPKDEYSRKLLKFFKLGD
- a CDS encoding ABC transporter permease; its protein translation is MKKKNYKLISGSIIFLMIVLFIFIGPLIYRVNPNTTDLMKIESRPDIKSVMGTDATGRDILARLMSGGKISLTVGILATAVKIIISLFLGFISAFFEKLDSLIMRICDIFMCFPFYILAISVAAFVGPSIKNLIIIIVFFTFSVPTRLIRTEIKTLKDKEFIQILKINNEKTVRILINHIIPNLKNTIFVIFTTSVAQAILMESSLSFLGMGVQEPQASWGSMLSVTLNILNIQKKWWLWMPAGIAVLLLVFSINLIGEGLKDAGSK